The Pyxidicoccus sp. MSG2 DNA segment GCGACCGCGTACGAGAATCCCGCGACGTTCCCGGACAATGCATTCTGGATTTGCGTCGCCATCAGCGCGGTGTCGGTGCGGCTCACGGGGTCAGCGGGCGCGCTCCCCCACGTGCCAATGTAATAACGGCCACCGGCGGGGCGAGCTATCACCTCCACGTCGCGCAGGGACCGGCCGGCCTCCGCCTGGTCTGCCCATTGGCGCTTGAAGACATCCCAGCTCGTGTAGACGTAGTAGGCCCAGCTGTCCGAGGCTTCGTCCGTGACGCCGACGTATTCCTGGCTCTGGTCGGCCCGGGTCACGCCGCTCAGGTGCCGCAGGCGTTGCCCCTGCCCGCGCGCCACCGTATACGCGTCGCCGAAGGCCGTGAGCGAGGTGCCGCGCAAGAGGTGCTGCGTGGGCGTCGTGCCCATTTCCCACACGCCCCAGTACCTCGGCTGGTCGTTCTCGAGCGCCATCTCGAGGTCGACCAGACGCTGCCCTTGCGCCGTGCGCTGCGCGTGCAGGCTCTGGAAGGCCGCCCACGACGTGCTCTCGGTGACAGGGGCGTTGTTTCCCGTGCCAACCCAGACGCCGTAGTACCACGTCGTCCCGCCGATGGTGACGATCTCCAGCTCGACGAGCTGGCTGTTCTGCAGGCGCTGCGTCTCCACGCGTTGCAGGAACGCCGCCTTGCTCGTGTAACGGTACAGGGCGGAGCCACCGGTGCCGGGCGCCCACGTCCCGTAGTACCGCACCGTTCCGTCCGTATCCTCGTAGACGTCGAGGTCGATCATCCGCATGCCGGCCGCATGGTGTTGGCGCCAGCGCTGCACGAGTTGCTCGAACGTCTTCGATTCGTGCGTGCCGTGCCGCGCGGCCGCACCTCGCGGGCTCAGCGTGTCGTCATCGCTGCTCGGCGGCGGGGTCGTGAGCATCTCGGCGCTCTCGTTCGACGCGCCTTCCACGTGATTGTCGACGTACTCGCCGGCGCAACCCGCGACCGTGAGAATCAGAGCCAGATTGCCGATCAAAGCCATTTTGCTTGCGTTCGTCTTCACGGATAGACCCCTACCTGATGTGTCGAGAGGACGGCTCGTCCCCATGCTTGTCGCGCAGGCCGCCCGTCGCGCTTGCTCCGGGCGGCCTACGCGGGGGAGCCATTCACGGCGTCGCGGCGTTGTAGGCCGTGACCAGCACGCTGCACGGGCTCGTCGACGTGTCCGAGTTGATGATGAGCGAAGCGTCGATTCCGTTCGGCAGGCGCATCACGCACGTGTGCGTTTCACGCCCAGACGTCGCGAAATAGTCGCCACCGTGCGAATAGGCCATGCCACCGTCGACCGCCGTCGACGAACTCCAACCAGCCCGGTTCGCGTCCATGTACGCCTTGCTCGACCCGGACAGGATGTGGTCGCTGTAGCGCACGCCCGTGAGGAACTCCGCGAGCTGCTGCGCGTTCATCTGCAGCCCGGCGTGGCCGCCGCAGCCACTGCTCGTCGTGGCCCAGGACCTCCCGCCGAGGGTGGCATCGGCGGTGTTGTACGAGAGGGCCTCGATCTGCCCGGCGGCCGGCTCGCACGAGATGTCCTCGATTCCGAGACGCTCGAAGGCAATCGAGTCGAGTGCTTGCAGGTACAGCTCGCGCGAGTTCGTCTCCGTGACGACCGGAATCGACGCGCCTTCCAGCTCTCTCCGCAGGGCGGGAATGAGGACCCGCTGCAAGGCGAAGTTTGCATTCTTGTACTGGCGGCTCGCGCCCGGCGTCGCGCCCACCTGCTCCACCATGACTTGCAGGCCGTCCCAGTCGTTGCCAGCGCCCTGCACGCTCGTCGTCGTCAGGAGCTGGTTGAACCCCGAGGTATGCGTCAGGAGGTGCTCGAAGGTCAGGCCGTCGAACGTCGAATCGGGCGACCACGCGCTCGGCAGGTGCGCGAGGACCTCGGCATCTGGCGCGATGGCATTCCGCTCGAGCAGGGCGAGCGTCGCCACCCCCGTGAGATGCTTCGTCACGCTGGCGAGCGTCGAGGGCGTGCGCGACGTCATCACGTGCGTCGGGTTCGGCGCGCGCTGCGCGAAGCCGCCTGCCCCTGCGATGGCGAGCTGCGATTGGTCGGCGACCGCGTACGAGAATCCCGCGACGTTCCCGGACAATGCATTCTGGATTTGCGTCGCCATCAGCGCGGTGTCGGTGCGGCTCACGGGGTCAGCGGGCGCGTTCCCCCACGTGCCAATGTAATAACGGCCACCGGCGGGGCGAGCTATCACCTCCACGTCGCGCAGGGACCGGCCGGCCTCCGCCTGGTCTGCCCATTGGCGCTTGAAGACATCCCAGCTCGTGTAGACGTAGTAGGCCCAGCTGTCCGAGGCTTCGTCCGTGACGCCGACGTATTCCTGGCTCTGGTCGGCCCGGGTCACGCCGCTCAGGTGCCGCAGGCGTTGCCCCTGCCCGCGCGCCACCGTATACGCGTCGCCGAAGGCCGTGAGCGAGGTGCCGCGCAAGAGGTGCTGCGTGGGCGTCGTACCCATTTCCCACACGCCCCAGTACCTCGGCTGGTCGTTCTCGAGCGCCATCTCGAGGTCGACCAGACGCTGCCCTTGCGCCGTGCGCTGCGCGTGCAGGCTCTGGAAGGCCGCCCACGACGTGCTCTCGGTGACAGGGGCGTTGTTCCCCGTGCCAACCCAGACGCCGTAGTACCACGTCGTCCCGCCGATGGTGACGATCTCCAGCTCGACGAGCTGGCTGTTCTGCAGGCGCTGCGTCTCCACGCGTTGCAGGAACGCCGCCTTGCTCGTGTAACGGTACAGGGCGGAGCTACCGGTGCCGGGCGCCCACGTCCCGTAGTACCGCACCGTTCCGTCCGTATCCTCGTAGACGTCGAGATCGATCATCCGCATGCCGGCCGCATGGTGTTGGCGCCAGCGCTGCACGAGCTGCTCGAACGTCTTCGATTCGTGCGTGCCGTGCCGCGCGGCCGCGCCTCGCGGGCTCAGCGTGTCGTCATCGCTGCTCGGCGGCGGGGTCGTGAGCATCTGCGCAACAAAGGGCGACAGGGGCACGACACCTGCGACGCCGTCTGCCGTTTCGTTCAAATCGCCGCGCGTGATGAGTGCTTCGGCACTCTCGTTCGACGTGCCTTCCACGTTGTTGTCGGCGTACTCGCCGGCGCAACCCGCGGCCGTGAGAATCAAAGTCAGACCGCTGGCCAAAGCCATTCTTCTTGCGTTCGTTTTCATGGACAGACCCTCGTTTCAAGGTTCGATGGGTCGTTTTGCAAGGGACTTGCCACGCCGAGCTGGGCCTCCGCGCAGAGGCCGCCCGGGAGCCCGACTCGAATCCGTGGAACCATCGCGCGACACGTGTCATGCGCGCGTGACACGGCTCGGGCTCAGCGTCGGGCCAGGACTACGACGGGCGGACTCCCGGCGGACCTCGAGAGGAAGGGCAAGACCTGCCCCCCCGGGCAAGAACGGCCTCATCAGGAACGCCGTTGGGGCAATCCTTGCCTCACCATCCTCCGCCGGAACGCGCAGACGCCCCACTGCATGCGCTTCGCGGTCCGGATGTCGCTGCAGGTGGAGCTCGGCCTGCGCGCGCTCAATCGCCGCGCCGCGCGGCTCGACGGGCCGCTCGAGGGCAGGCTCGACGCCATCTTCCACGACGCGCGCCTCGCGCACTGGAGCTTCGGCGCCGCCTTGATTCAGTTCCAGCGCCTGGACAACTGGGCGCTCCCGACCGGGCTGGAGGTGCAGGAGCGCGCGCCATCCACCTGAGGTGGACAGGGCCTCGGCCCGGCGGCTGGGCGCGAGGAAGCCGGGCTGACGGGCCGGAGGCACGCGCTGGGCGTGGCCTCCGGCCTGGTGCTGCAGCTCTCAGTCCCGGAAGCAGGCCAGGAAGACGTCGTAGGCGCCGAAGCCGCCGTGGGCGGTGAAGAGGTCGCTCCCGGAGATTCAGGGAGCAGACACGCCCGCCGGGGTCCGTGCAGGCAGCCCCGGCGGTGGGATTCGACTCTTCAGCGACGGGAGGCGGACTTACGGGGCGCGGTCCGGCTCCCTGCTGAGGCAGGGCTCCATCTTCTCGGGGGCAACGAGGAAAGGCTCCTCGCGATCCAGGTACCGGGAGATGCCCGGCGTGGCGAAGCCAATCTGGCCGCCGCCGTCGTACAACAGGGCCGCCCAGTCGTTCTGCGACGTGGGGAACACATCCGTCAAGTCGCCGTCGCGGTTGAAGTCCAGCGCATAGGTGTTGAAGTCGTATTGGCGGTTGTTGTTGAAGTCGACGAAGTCGGTTGCAGAGAACATAGACACCTGGGCGCCGTTGAAGCGCAGCCCATAGATCTTGCCCAGGTCCGACTCGGTGGTCGGGGCGACGGGCGCGAACGCGGTGAGATCGTAGACGGCCGCCTCGCTGATGGAAGCCACCCGCACACGCGAGTAGTCGAGCGCGCCGACATTGCCGCCAAGTTCGAATCCATAGAACTGGTATTCGTAGTTCATGATGCTCAGGTAGTTGGGCTTGTAGTTGGCGTCGTCATTGCCACCGTGGAGCAGGCCCAGGTTATGCCCCAGCTCGTGCATGAGGGTGCCGGCATTCTGTTGCTCCGTGCCATTGAAAGAGGCCACCGTCACCACGAAGTCCTGCGCGGGGGCGCCGCGAGAGATACCGCTGGAGAAGCCTCCGTTGTATTGGTTCGCGAACACCATGTAGTGAAAGTAGGGCGCGCGGGCGGCGGCGAAGTACTTCGCCTTGATGACGTCGAAGTCCGTCCAGACGGGGCTCAGGTTCATGTCCGCGTCCGCGGCGGCGATCTGCTGATCCACCACCAGGTGCAGCGTGATGCCTGTGGACCCATTTGGATTGCTCACCGGCGCGCTGGCGAAAGCCGTGACGACCTTGTCCAGCGTGGCCTGGCTGGGCCTGAGGTTGGGATAGTAGTCCACCTCCACGAAGACGTCCTTCTTGCGCGGGTTGGCGCCGAGGGCACTCAGATCCAGGCCGCCGAAGCCGAACGACTCTACGTAGTCGCTGAGGCGGTCCCCATCCGTGTCAGCCTTGTTGGGATCGGTGCCCAACACAACCTCCACGACGTCACAGATGCCGTCACTGTCTGTATCCAGTGAGGTCAGGAGGCAGCCGACAGGGAGCGGGAGAGGCACAGCCTCTGCCACCATCTCAGCCTGGCGGGTGCTGGGCTGTGCCGCGTCCGGAGGGGCCTCGTCGCCACAGGCGCTCAAACCAAGGAAGGCCAGGGAGGCTGTCAGCAGACACTTATGAAGCTGTGACATAATTATCCTCTTGCATCAATGATTGGCATTGCGCCAATCGCCGCCAGCATCGCTGGCTGCGTATGAAATTGAAACAAGCATTGGGCCGATTTCGGCAGTCCTGATCATGCCTGGCCAGAAGCACTGGAAAAAGACATACGGCCTGTCGCGCCGAGTGTGGCGCATTTCATTCCAGACTCCGACATCCGTCGAGTGGCGTCCGCGCTCCGGGCACGCGCCACGTCATGCGCGCGTCCAGGCCCGCCTCTTTGAAGACCCGCTTTGCCTCGTCGAGCGGCTGCCGGAAGTGGCTCCAGCCGTCGTAGTGCACCGGCACCCTGCGGCACGCGCCCAGCGCCTCCGCCGCTCGCACTGCTTCCCTTGTGTCGAACGTGTAGCGGATTTCCGCGGAGTGGCTCAGGAGGACGTTCGACTTCGACGTGATGGGAGCGCGGTCTGGGCAGGCGTGTACCCCAAGGGGGCTCAAGCGGCCTGTCCACCGGACGGGAGCATCACTCGGGCGGCCCCGTCAGCGGCCCTCCTCGGCCCCTCTGCACCCTCCCTCCCCCTCGACAGGGTCCCATCCCTCTTATGCGTTCTCCTCCAACGGCAGGTCCTACTCGGCGGAGTTCGGCTCGCGGCCGGTGACGAAGCGCACTCGCGCGGGCTCGGACAGTGACTCGCCATCCACACTCCGGGCCCGCACTGTCACGGTGTACTCGGTGTCCGGCGCCAGCAACGCGAGCGGAATCACGACCACGACGCGCTTGATGTCGAAATCTTCCAGCGGGGCCGACGTCGGGAAGACGTCGAACTCCATCTCCGGGCTGATGGAGACCTCGGGGGGCTGGGAAGGAGGAAAGTCCACCTCCTGATTGAAGACGAACGCGATCTGGCGCATGCGCGACACGCCGGTATCGCCGTCGTAGGGGTCGGTGTACAGGAGCGTGAAGGCTTCCTCGTCACAGCCCGCGAGCAGCAACACCAGTGAGGCCAACAGCGCGCGGGGCAAGGCGCGGAGGGTCAATTGCGTCATGCGGCGGACGCTATCACCCGGAACATGGAGGCCCAGCCACGCGGCGTCACGCCGTTCGTGAGGCCGACTGTCCCGGCAGCCGGAGGGTGAACCGCGCCCAACCCGCGTGCCGGCGACGTTCCAGGAGAAGGGCCGGCCTCCGGCCCTCGTCGGGGACCACAAGCGTGAGACGGGCCTGGGCGTCGGCGGCGACTGGCTTCAGCGCTACACCTGGACCCGCAACGGCGTGGACACCCCCAACAAGTAACGGCGTCCTGAAGCACTGAGACAGGCCCGGCGGTCGCCAGGAGCGGCCCCGGGCCTTCGTCTTTTCAGCACGACGGCTGGGATGCGAGCGCCCTCGGCCTCTACGGCGTCCATGGGCTGACCCGCGCAAGGGCCCGGGGACGCACAGCAGGCCTGCCCAGCGCATTCCCTGCAGCATCGACTGCGCTGGACTTCGTACGGCGACGCCTCCGACGCTCGTTTCCGAGGCAGTCTCTTCAGGGTGGCCCCATCCAACGGCCGGGTCCCGGGAGACCGCTGGACGGCCACGGCCCGCCGCGGGCCGGCGGAGAAAGCGGGTTATTTCTTTTTTTGAGACGCCGCGAGGTGGCCAGCACTCACTTGCGTGGGAGCGGCCCTCCCCTCGGCCAGGTGTCGTCATCCACCCCCTCAGTCGTGCCTGGCGGAGCCAGAGGAGAAGACAATGAAAAAGAGTTCCGTGCCCGGCGCGCTGCTGGGAGTGTTGGTGGCCATTGGCCTCGTGGTTCCCACTGTCGCGCAGGCCTTCGCCGCGCCCCTGGTGCGCGTCCCCTTCGTGGGCCGTGCCTGGCAGACCGGCGTCGGCATCTGGGCAGGCACCTCGGCGACCTTCGGGGACTCCACCAGTGAGACGCTGACCCTGCGCGTGCGCGAGTTCACCGCCTGCGACACGTGCTGGCTCACCTCGGTGCAGATGACGTCGACGGGAACCGGTAGCGGCTTCCGCTCCTGGCTTGGCGAGGTCGGCGGGCTGAAGCCCGGCACCCGGTACATCTATGGCATCTACGCCTCGGGCCAGACGGGCGAGGTCGGGGGCTTGAACTTCAGGACCGAGCCTGCTGGGCCGTCGCGCTTCAAGGTCGCCGTCGCGTCCTGCATGAACGGCGAGAACGCGCCGAGCCAGCCGTCGTGGAACATCATCGAGGAGCAGCTCAACACAGGTGAGCCCAACTTCCAGGTGCTCCTGGGAGACAACATGTACACGACGCAGAACCCGCCCACGAAGGACCACTACTGGTTCAAGTACTTCCAGCAGCGCAACGTGCCGGAGTTCGCGAACGCCTTCCGCGCCTTCCCGACGGTCGCCATCTGGGATGACCATGACTACGGTCCGAACGACGAGGATGGCACCTTCGCCCAGAAGGACATCGCCCGCTCTGCGTACCTGGACTTGTATCCCCACCACCCGCTCGCCGGAGACGGCATCTACCACACGTTCGCCTGGGGCGGAGACTCGACCGGGGCCGGCGGCGGCGTGGAGTTCTTCATGATGGATGACCGCTGGGGCCGCGACTGCCCCCGGTCCATGCCCGCGGGGTACGCGGCGAAGATGTACGGCGCGACGCAGTTCAACTGGCTGAAGACCTCGCTGCAGGCCTCCAAGGCGACCTTCAAGGTGATTGCGAATGGCTCCACCCTGAGCAGCAGCTGCTGGGGAACCCAGAAGCAGGCGCTCTACGACTTCATCACCGACAACAAGATTGGAGGCGTGCTCTTCATCACGGGTGACATCCACCGGAGTCTGGTCAGCTCTCGGACCCCCGCGGGGGGCTATCCGCTGTATGAGCTGACCTCTTCCGGAATTGGTTCGCCCAGCACGCCCGCCGAGTGGAGCTTCGGCCTCATGGAGTTCGACACGACGCTGGCGGACCCCACCGTCACGCTCAAGGTCGTCCAGAACCCCGAGAAGCGCTCGAGCATCATGGGAGCTGGAGTCACCGTCTCCACGACGGTGTTGAAGCGCTCGCAGCTGCAGAACTGAGGACGGCTCCCGCGTGTGGATGAGCTCCTCCCGGTGCTTCGCCGGGAGGAGCTGTTTTCGTCCCCACCACGGCGGCGCTGGGCATGGGCATCCGGCTCACCCTCAACACCCCTCCCATTCGTCCTATGCGTTGGTGGAGGCACAGACGCTCTGGGACCCACTGGACGCTCTGGCCACCCACCTGCGGCAGTCCTACCGAGGCGCTGCTGGCCGAGGTCTTCACCTCGCCCCTCATCCACGCGGATGAGACGCATTGGCTGCTCTTGGACAAGGGCCCCGGCACCAGGTGGTCTTGCTGGAGGGTTTCTCCCTGCACGCCAACACGCACCTGCCTGCCAACGACAGGCAGGGACTGGAACGGCGATGCCGCTACGGGAGCGCGGTCTGGGCAGGCGTGTACCCCAAGGGAGCTCAAGCGACCTGTCCACCGGACGGGAGCATCACTCGGGCGGCCCCGTCAGCGGCCCTCCTCGGCCCCTCCGCACCCTCCCTCCCCCTCAACAGGGCCCCCATCCCTCTTATGCGTGCCGGGAGACGCCCTACCCTTCGCTCCAACGCCCGGCCGTGCGTGGCGGGAGTGGGACTTGAAGACCCCGTGGCGCCTGGCCGCCGCGCGCTGAAGCGGGCCGTCAGTGCTTCGGAGTCTCGGGGGGGAACTCCGCGAGGAGCTTGGGGACGGCCTTGCCCAGCCACTCCTGTATCTCCTGGTTGCTGGCCCCGGGCGACAGCTCCCCCTGGGCCGTGCCCCGCCACACGAGCTTCTGCGCGCGGGCATCCATGATGTCGAGGTCGAGCACGCCCTTGGAGAACTCCTGCTTGATGGGCTTGGGCTGCATGCTCGGGTAGGGGTTCTGGTACGGGTCCTGGTAGGGCGTCCTCGGAGGGTTCGGGTCCAGCCCCGGCATGAGGGCGCCCTGGAAATTGATGGAGCTGTCCCACCGGATGAGGAGGTCCGGCGTCGCGCCCGCCTCCACGCGATGGTAGCCGCGAGACGCGAGATAGGCGTCCACCGACTTCTCGACGCCCGTGTCCGCGGCGCCCTCACCCGCGTTCTTCGCAGGGGGCAGCCAGGCATAGGTGCGGTAGCCGCTCGCGGCCTTCATGGCGTTACCGTCGTACTGGGTGCTTACGTCGATGCCCGCGCAGGCGGTGAAGACGAGGGCCAGGAGCGGGACAAGGCGTCGGGTCGGCATCCACATGGACATCTGGGTCATCCCCATTCAGAGAGGGCAGACGGGCGAGGTTGAGCGCCAGCATCGCACGCTTCTCGAGGAGAGGTCCTTCGCGAGCACCGGGTCTGTCTCCAGGCCGATGCATCATCGTCACGCGACCGAGGGCCTCGAGCGGGCCGATGCCTACCTCTTTGGCCGGGTGACCTACGAAATGATGGAGGCCGCGTTTCGGCGGCCGGCGGGGACGGTAGCCACGTGGAGCTTCGCCATGGGCAACCCAATTGCTCATGTTTAATTCGGCTTAATCCCGGTTAATCGCTGGCACGCGTAGGGTGACAGCGCTGACAACCGGGGAGTCGAACCATGTCGAAGAAGGTCTTGCGTCTGCTGTTCCTGGGTGTGCTGGTGGCCTGTGCTTCCGCTTGTGGCGTGGACGTGCAGGAGGAGCCGTCCACCGCCGTCTCGCCGGAGGACCTCGGGGCTGCGGAGCAGAACATCTGCCTCCTGGGCAGCCCCATCGGTACCTGTCGCAAATACGTGGGCAGCGGCACCACGGACCCCAACTGCGCCATTCCGGCTCCGTATTTGTGGACCTACTCGGAGTGCTATCAGTACCAGTCTGGCTCGGCCCCCAACATCAAGTACTACGCCGATGGCTGCGTCTCGACGCAGAAGCGGGTCTGTGGTGGCAGCAGCTCGGTTCCGCCCGCCGGGGCATGCCTGCAGACCTGCTAGCAGGCACGGGGGCGCGCGCGTGTCATCGGAGCGCCGGAATCGAGTACGGCGCCCACCGGTCCTTCCACGGGCGCGCCTCCTCGATCTGGTACGCGAGCCCCAGCAGCATCGCCTCCTCGCCCCGTGCCGCGGCGAAGTGCATGCCGATGGGAACCCCGCCCTCCGGGAAGCACAGCGGCACGGACATGGCCGGGCAGCCCGCGATGTTCTGGGCGGTTGTCACCTCATCCGGGTGGCGCGTCGAAGCGGCAATCGTCCGCGCTCCTTCTGGATGTGGAGGCGGCGGAAATCGAAGCCACCGCCGGAAGCCCACCCGTCAGTCCACCTTCGCCACGCGGCTCCGGTCGTCGAGGAAGGCCTCGACACCCTGGGCGATGGCCGCTGCTCCAGTCCCTGCCTGTCGTTCGCATGCAGGTGCGTATGGGCGCGCAGGGAGAATCCCCCCAGGAACGCCGGGCGAGCAGGCGCCCACACGCTTCGTCAGGGCGGAGCGTGCGCTTCAG contains these protein-coding regions:
- a CDS encoding serine hydrolase domain-containing protein; its protein translation is MKTNARRMALASGLTLILTAAGCAGEYADNNVEGTSNESAEALITRGDLNETADGVAGVVPLSPFVAQMLTTPPPSSDDDTLSPRGAAARHGTHESKTFEQLVQRWRQHHAAGMRMIDLDVYEDTDGTVRYYGTWAPGTGSSALYRYTSKAAFLQRVETQRLQNSQLVELEIVTIGGTTWYYGVWVGTGNNAPVTESTSWAAFQSLHAQRTAQGQRLVDLEMALENDQPRYWGVWEMGTTPTQHLLRGTSLTAFGDAYTVARGQGQRLRHLSGVTRADQSQEYVGVTDEASDSWAYYVYTSWDVFKRQWADQAEAGRSLRDVEVIARPAGGRYYIGTWGNAPADPVSRTDTALMATQIQNALSGNVAGFSYAVADQSQLAIAGAGGFAQRAPNPTHVMTSRTPSTLASVTKHLTGVATLALLERNAIAPDAEVLAHLPSAWSPDSTFDGLTFEHLLTHTSGFNQLLTTTSVQGAGNDWDGLQVMVEQVGATPGASRQYKNANFALQRVLIPALRRELEGASIPVVTETNSRELYLQALDSIAFERLGIEDISCEPAAGQIEALSYNTADATLGGRSWATTSSGCGGHAGLQMNAQQLAEFLTGVRYSDHILSGSSKAYMDANRAGWSSSTAVDGGMAYSHGGDYFATSGRETHTCVMRLPNGIDASLIINSDTSTSPCSVLVTAYNAATP
- a CDS encoding serine hydrolase domain-containing protein — its product is MKTNASKMALIGNLALILTVAGCAGEYVDNHVEGASNESAEMLTTPPPSSDDDTLSPRGAAARHGTHESKTFEQLVQRWRQHHAAGMRMIDLDVYEDTDGTVRYYGTWAPGTGGSALYRYTSKAAFLQRVETQRLQNSQLVELEIVTIGGTTWYYGVWVGTGNNAPVTESTSWAAFQSLHAQRTAQGQRLVDLEMALENDQPRYWGVWEMGTTPTQHLLRGTSLTAFGDAYTVARGQGQRLRHLSGVTRADQSQEYVGVTDEASDSWAYYVYTSWDVFKRQWADQAEAGRSLRDVEVIARPAGGRYYIGTWGSAPADPVSRTDTALMATQIQNALSGNVAGFSYAVADQSQLAIAGAGGFAQRAPNPTHVMTSRTPSTVASVTKHLTGVATLALLERNAITPNAKVLARLPSAWSPDSTFDGLTFEHLLTHTSGFSQLLATTSVQGAGNDWDGLQVMVEQVGAMPGASREFKNANLALLRVLIPALRRELEGASIPVVTETNSRELYLQALDSIAFERLGIEDISCQPAAGQIEALSYNTADATLGGRSWATTSSGCGGHDGLQMNAQQLAEFLTGVRYSDHILSASSKAYMDANRAGWSSSTAVDGGMAYSHYGDYFATSGRETHTCVMRLPNGIDASLIINSDTPTSPCSVLATAYNAATP
- a CDS encoding amidase family protein, which produces MGFRRWLRFPPPPHPEGARTIAASTRHPDEVTTAQNIAGCPAMSVPLCFPEGGVPIGMHFAAARGEEAMLLGLAYQIEEARPWKDRWAPYSIPALR
- a CDS encoding alkaline phosphatase D family protein, coding for MKKSSVPGALLGVLVAIGLVVPTVAQAFAAPLVRVPFVGRAWQTGVGIWAGTSATFGDSTSETLTLRVREFTACDTCWLTSVQMTSTGTGSGFRSWLGEVGGLKPGTRYIYGIYASGQTGEVGGLNFRTEPAGPSRFKVAVASCMNGENAPSQPSWNIIEEQLNTGEPNFQVLLGDNMYTTQNPPTKDHYWFKYFQQRNVPEFANAFRAFPTVAIWDDHDYGPNDEDGTFAQKDIARSAYLDLYPHHPLAGDGIYHTFAWGGDSTGAGGGVEFFMMDDRWGRDCPRSMPAGYAAKMYGATQFNWLKTSLQASKATFKVIANGSTLSSSCWGTQKQALYDFITDNKIGGVLFITGDIHRSLVSSRTPAGGYPLYELTSSGIGSPSTPAEWSFGLMEFDTTLADPTVTLKVVQNPEKRSSIMGAGVTVSTTVLKRSQLQN
- a CDS encoding DUF4136 domain-containing protein, with the protein product MPTRRLVPLLALVFTACAGIDVSTQYDGNAMKAASGYRTYAWLPPAKNAGEGAADTGVEKSVDAYLASRGYHRVEAGATPDLLIRWDSSINFQGALMPGLDPNPPRTPYQDPYQNPYPSMQPKPIKQEFSKGVLDLDIMDARAQKLVWRGTAQGELSPGASNQEIQEWLGKAVPKLLAEFPPETPKH
- a CDS encoding Ig-like domain-containing protein; translation: MTQLTLRALPRALLASLVLLLAGCDEEAFTLLYTDPYDGDTGVSRMRQIAFVFNQEVDFPPSQPPEVSISPEMEFDVFPTSAPLEDFDIKRVVVVIPLALLAPDTEYTVTVRARSVDGESLSEPARVRFVTGREPNSAE